A genome region from Arachidicoccus soli includes the following:
- a CDS encoding IS1634 family transposase, whose protein sequence is MDRVRHEIILHLGKLEELETPEQKRDMAIRINTLMRQYHRKELDLFKHEDPQVEILAQKFFKEILEKQRVDTASGKSRLVIDEHSVKNKDVREVGTEWLCKQALDQLGLCSFLQHQGWEEEKIQLAYTHIISRCAYPASELRTSEWIRQNSSICEVTGYPISKVTKDKLYHITKELYNIKEALEKHLSYRTSELFDLEDEIILYDLTNTYYEGAMRSSQLAKFGRSKEKRSDAKLVVLALVVNLEGFVKYSQIFEGNMADSTSLQKLIEDLSLRTSSAQRKPTIVMDAGIATQKNLELLKSKKFEYMCVARSSLNKYTIDTDSDPVKIADKKGQPLTLQKVKVEGNTDTWLLVHSEAKAVKESGMNSRFSQRYEQGLENIRASLTKKSGVKKQEKVSERIGRLKAKYPSMNRYYDIQLAIDENGIVTELTWQQKPVEKKEGHYLLRTTLDEKQEATQWAVYNAIRNIEGSFRCLKNDLDLRPIFHKTDEASMAHLHLGILAYWTVNTLRYQLKAKGIQNEWTDIRRIMDTQKLVTTTMVDQYDQLITIRQCSEPEAKVMEIYTALNYKLQPFTRKKSVVPLSENQKIETPATRAKRSG, encoded by the coding sequence ATGGACCGTGTTCGTCATGAAATAATTTTACATCTGGGAAAGCTGGAAGAATTAGAAACACCTGAGCAAAAAAGGGACATGGCTATACGTATCAATACGCTGATGCGACAGTATCATCGTAAGGAGCTTGATTTGTTTAAGCATGAAGATCCACAAGTAGAAATATTAGCCCAGAAATTTTTCAAAGAGATCCTTGAAAAGCAGCGTGTAGACACAGCTTCAGGCAAGTCTCGTCTGGTCATAGACGAGCACAGTGTCAAAAACAAGGATGTTCGGGAAGTAGGCACAGAATGGCTGTGTAAGCAGGCCTTGGATCAGCTAGGGCTTTGCTCTTTCTTACAACATCAAGGGTGGGAGGAAGAAAAAATACAATTGGCTTATACACATATCATCAGCCGGTGCGCTTATCCTGCATCCGAACTGAGGACCAGCGAATGGATCCGGCAGAACTCCTCCATTTGCGAGGTCACAGGTTATCCCATAAGTAAAGTCACCAAGGATAAGCTATACCACATTACCAAGGAGCTTTACAACATTAAAGAAGCCCTGGAAAAGCACCTAAGTTATCGCACCAGTGAGCTTTTTGATCTGGAGGATGAAATCATCCTTTATGACCTAACGAACACGTATTATGAGGGCGCCATGCGCAGTAGCCAATTGGCTAAATTTGGGCGTAGTAAAGAAAAGCGCAGTGATGCCAAATTGGTGGTATTGGCATTGGTCGTGAACCTGGAAGGTTTCGTCAAATACTCTCAGATCTTTGAAGGCAATATGGCAGATAGCACCAGCCTGCAGAAGTTAATAGAGGACTTATCCCTCAGGACGTCTTCTGCGCAGCGAAAACCCACGATCGTCATGGACGCCGGGATCGCTACTCAAAAGAACCTGGAACTTCTTAAGAGCAAAAAGTTTGAATATATGTGCGTAGCAAGATCTAGCCTGAATAAATACACTATAGATACAGATAGTGATCCTGTTAAGATAGCGGACAAAAAAGGCCAACCCTTGACCCTGCAAAAAGTAAAAGTAGAGGGCAATACGGACACCTGGCTTCTTGTACATAGTGAAGCAAAGGCAGTGAAGGAATCCGGCATGAACAGTCGTTTCAGTCAGCGCTATGAACAAGGCCTGGAAAATATAAGGGCTAGCCTGACAAAGAAAAGTGGTGTCAAGAAACAGGAAAAGGTCAGTGAGCGGATAGGGCGGCTTAAAGCCAAATATCCAAGCATGAATAGATATTACGATATCCAACTAGCTATTGACGAAAATGGTATCGTAACGGAACTTACCTGGCAACAAAAGCCTGTGGAGAAAAAAGAGGGCCATTACCTGTTACGAACAACGCTTGATGAAAAACAGGAAGCCACGCAGTGGGCAGTGTATAATGCTATAAGGAACATTGAAGGCTCATTTCGTTGTTTGAAAAACGATCTGGATCTAAGACCCATCTTTCATAAAACAGATGAAGCCTCTATGGCACACCTGCATCTGGGTATCTTGGCTTACTGGACCGTTAATACACTCAGATATCAGCTTAAAGCGAAAGGCATCCAAAATGAATGGACCGACATCAGAAGAATTATGGATACCCAAAAACTGGTGACCACTACCATGGTCGATCAGTATGATCAGTTGATTACCATACGCCAATGTAGTGAACCGGAGGCTAAGGTTATGGAGATTTATACCGCATTAAATTACAAGCTCCAACCGTTCACTCGCAAAAAATCTGTAGTCCCACTTTCTGAAAATCAAAAAATTGAAACGCCTGCTACTAGGGCTAAACGATCGGGTTAA
- a CDS encoding GH92 family glycosyl hydrolase → MKKCKFLITIVSMVVTGIVTGQTFKRDVLQYVDPYIGSAAHGHVFVGASVPWGAVQVGPTNITEGWDWCSGYNYSDSVLRGFSELHLSGTGGSDLGDVLMMPYTGKIRTNVGSQQDPSSGYSSHYSHANEKVSPGFYSVKLTDYNIAVSLTASERVGFHKYIFPHTDSARVIIDLSQGIGWDSPTKTFIEKLNDSTLLGYRFSQGWANDQRLWFAIRSSQLIQDFGVYDTTTLKSSDSLTAKRTKAVISFGKNIGKVEFKVGISPVSSENALANIEAEIPDWDFDAVVAKAQGKWRAAISRIKVASNDAAKKRVFYTAMYHSMIDPALFNDHDSSYRGTDKKVYPHAKFNNYTVFSLWDTYRALNPLITVMHPELVNDFVNSMLAIYQQQGKLPVWHLMGNETNCMVGYSAVPVIADAMIKGFDGFDQNLAFEAMKTTANTGEFGLKYLTTLGYIPADKEVESVSKALEYAVDDGCIALVAKKLNKQADYTLYKKRSEYYKKYFDKQTQFMRGIMSDGKFREPFNPFQSIHRENDYTEGNAWQYIWLVPQDVHGLIDLFGSDASFTRKLDSLFVVTGNMGSQASPDISGLIGMYAQGNEPEHHVAYMYPYAGEQWKTAEKVHQIEQEFYTDSTNGLCGNDDCGEMSAWYVISSLGFYQVNPASGIFVFGIPGFDKATIKITKNKEFVIRAKDLSDKNIYIQSVRLNGKAYTKSYITYKDIMGGGNLEFIMGAKPNKNFGKNPQDRPID, encoded by the coding sequence ATGAAAAAATGTAAATTTTTGATAACGATTGTTTCGATGGTTGTGACAGGCATTGTTACCGGGCAAACTTTTAAGCGTGATGTACTGCAATATGTAGATCCTTATATTGGCTCTGCGGCGCACGGGCATGTATTTGTGGGTGCAAGTGTACCTTGGGGTGCAGTGCAAGTGGGACCTACAAATATTACCGAAGGCTGGGATTGGTGCTCGGGCTACAATTATTCCGACAGTGTCCTCAGGGGCTTTTCTGAGCTGCATTTGAGCGGTACCGGTGGAAGTGACCTGGGTGATGTGTTGATGATGCCCTATACCGGCAAAATAAGAACAAATGTAGGTAGCCAGCAAGATCCGAGTTCCGGATACAGCTCTCATTATTCGCACGCCAACGAGAAAGTCTCTCCCGGTTTCTATAGTGTAAAACTCACCGATTATAATATTGCAGTATCGCTGACAGCTTCAGAAAGAGTAGGCTTCCATAAATATATTTTCCCCCATACCGATTCAGCAAGGGTGATAATAGATTTATCCCAAGGAATAGGTTGGGATTCACCGACAAAGACTTTTATAGAGAAGCTAAATGATTCTACTTTACTCGGTTATCGTTTCTCCCAAGGATGGGCAAATGACCAGCGTTTATGGTTTGCTATCAGAAGCTCTCAACTCATCCAAGATTTTGGGGTCTATGATACCACGACACTTAAATCTTCCGATTCACTTACCGCCAAAAGGACAAAAGCTGTCATCTCTTTTGGGAAAAATATCGGCAAGGTAGAATTTAAAGTAGGTATATCACCTGTCAGTAGCGAAAACGCCTTAGCCAATATAGAAGCAGAGATACCTGACTGGGATTTTGATGCGGTAGTGGCCAAAGCGCAAGGCAAATGGCGCGCAGCGATCTCCCGCATAAAAGTAGCATCTAATGATGCAGCTAAGAAACGGGTATTTTATACCGCAATGTATCATTCCATGATAGACCCTGCTTTATTTAATGACCACGACAGCTCTTACAGGGGGACAGACAAGAAGGTCTATCCGCATGCTAAGTTCAACAATTATACTGTTTTCTCTTTATGGGATACCTATCGTGCCTTAAATCCATTGATCACTGTTATGCATCCGGAATTGGTCAACGATTTTGTCAACAGCATGTTAGCTATTTATCAACAACAGGGCAAATTACCTGTCTGGCATTTGATGGGCAATGAAACCAACTGTATGGTGGGTTATAGTGCGGTGCCTGTCATAGCTGATGCAATGATAAAAGGTTTCGATGGCTTTGATCAGAACCTGGCCTTTGAGGCGATGAAAACAACCGCCAATACAGGGGAATTTGGCTTGAAATATTTAACTACCTTAGGCTATATCCCGGCAGATAAAGAAGTAGAATCTGTATCCAAAGCATTAGAATACGCCGTAGATGATGGTTGTATTGCCCTGGTTGCCAAAAAGTTAAACAAGCAAGCAGACTATACATTATACAAAAAGCGGTCCGAGTATTATAAAAAATACTTTGATAAGCAAACGCAGTTTATGCGCGGTATTATGTCCGATGGTAAATTCCGCGAACCATTCAATCCCTTTCAGTCTATTCATCGCGAAAACGATTATACAGAAGGTAATGCCTGGCAATATATCTGGTTAGTGCCACAAGATGTACACGGACTTATCGATTTATTTGGCAGTGATGCTTCTTTTACCAGAAAGTTGGATAGCCTCTTTGTGGTTACGGGCAATATGGGTTCACAGGCTTCTCCGGATATCTCCGGATTAATAGGTATGTATGCACAAGGCAATGAGCCTGAACATCACGTAGCCTATATGTACCCTTATGCGGGAGAGCAATGGAAAACAGCTGAAAAGGTTCATCAGATAGAACAGGAGTTTTATACAGATAGCACCAATGGCCTTTGCGGTAATGATGACTGTGGAGAAATGAGTGCCTGGTATGTCATCTCTTCGCTGGGATTTTATCAGGTAAATCCTGCTAGTGGTATTTTTGTCTTTGGTATACCTGGTTTTGATAAAGCCACGATAAAAATAACGAAGAACAAAGAATTTGTGATAAGGGCAAAAGATTTATCAGACAAAAATATCTATATCCAGTCTGTGAGATTAAATGGAAAGGCCTATACTAAATCCTATATTACCTATAAAGATATTATGGGTGGAGGTAACCTTGAATTTATAATGGGTGCAAAGCCCAATAAAAACTTTGGGAAAAACCCGCAGGACAGACCTATTGATTAA
- a CDS encoding glycoside hydrolase domain-containing protein gives MKKMFGFIVFLLFFIVGFAQKNTTPASLVNVFLGTSGDHGQLSPAASAPFSMLSILPQTYPSIHTGYEYYAKEFLGFAHTCFEGVGCSGSGGNILVKPFMGENPDSCHLIKVSQDGKPGYYAVSFKNGIDASFAVNEKYGMHQYIFPKGKKGLYFNLSYSLANGFVSEAHHISGDTLSGWFRAGTTCSVGKYKLYYCIILNHSAKWIEKGNHQLVAVLPENISTLNLRIAVSSVNEKYAHAAIGNYSFAGLIRQGFDEWNKALGRIEVPLAAGNASLFYSLLYRTIQSPYRITEPDGHYLATNGAEKISKETLYNGWSIWDNYRTQLPLLSIVFPNRYKGITQSIAELYASGKKDYATDFEPSNTVRTEHAIIVLLDAYRKGYKVDFATIIDSLKKEVDGLDFSHPDKALESSYDTWAFSQILKVLHEDKLSKKYLNKALTYKTYWNKSFKDINKRDVDQMQARGMYQGTVWQYRWFVPFDVKGLITADDGEAVFTKHLDTFFENDFYNHANEPDIQVPLLYNATYEPWKSQYLMHKFALDSVVQYYFNDNSRGIDPYIGMIYKNQPRAYLRTMDDDAGAMSSWFVFAACGFFPACVGSPVYYLNVPLFKNITLQTPNGEGFSIKVQNFGKGNCYIKKIILNGKSIHRNYITQEEIMKGGSITFIASNQPQKNAIDKVWISKAD, from the coding sequence ATGAAAAAAATGTTTGGTTTTATTGTTTTTCTATTGTTTTTTATTGTTGGCTTTGCACAAAAGAATACGACACCCGCAAGTTTGGTGAATGTTTTTCTAGGAACTTCAGGCGATCATGGTCAGCTATCGCCTGCAGCTTCTGCACCATTTAGCATGCTAAGTATTCTACCACAAACTTATCCTTCGATACATACTGGATACGAATATTATGCAAAAGAATTTTTGGGTTTTGCGCATACATGTTTTGAAGGTGTAGGATGTAGTGGAAGCGGTGGTAATATTTTAGTGAAGCCCTTTATGGGTGAGAATCCTGACAGTTGTCATTTAATAAAAGTAAGTCAGGATGGAAAACCTGGCTATTATGCCGTAAGTTTTAAAAATGGTATTGATGCTTCTTTTGCTGTAAATGAAAAATATGGCATGCATCAATATATTTTCCCGAAAGGGAAAAAAGGATTGTATTTTAATTTGAGTTATTCCTTGGCCAATGGTTTTGTTTCAGAAGCGCATCATATTAGTGGAGATACCCTGAGTGGTTGGTTCCGGGCCGGAACAACTTGCAGTGTTGGTAAATACAAACTTTATTACTGCATCATATTGAACCATTCTGCGAAATGGATAGAGAAGGGAAATCATCAATTGGTCGCAGTTTTGCCGGAAAATATTTCTACCCTTAATTTACGCATTGCTGTTTCTTCGGTGAATGAAAAATATGCCCATGCAGCTATTGGCAACTATTCTTTTGCTGGATTAATACGGCAAGGCTTTGATGAATGGAATAAAGCATTGGGTAGGATTGAGGTGCCGTTGGCGGCAGGAAACGCTTCTTTGTTTTACTCGTTGCTATATAGAACTATTCAATCTCCTTATCGTATTACCGAGCCGGATGGGCATTATCTTGCGACAAATGGAGCTGAAAAAATATCGAAGGAAACACTTTATAATGGATGGTCTATTTGGGATAATTATAGAACGCAATTACCTTTACTCTCTATAGTATTTCCAAATCGATACAAAGGAATTACTCAATCCATTGCTGAATTATATGCTTCCGGTAAAAAAGATTACGCGACAGACTTTGAACCCTCAAACACTGTAAGAACCGAACACGCCATTATCGTATTGTTAGATGCATATAGAAAAGGCTATAAAGTTGATTTTGCTACAATAATTGACTCCTTAAAAAAAGAAGTGGATGGATTAGATTTTTCGCATCCGGATAAAGCTTTGGAATCTAGTTATGACACATGGGCCTTTTCTCAAATCTTAAAAGTTTTACATGAAGATAAACTGAGTAAAAAATATTTGAATAAGGCATTGACATATAAAACATACTGGAATAAAAGTTTTAAAGATATCAATAAAAGGGATGTAGATCAGATGCAGGCTAGAGGAATGTATCAAGGAACTGTATGGCAATATAGATGGTTTGTCCCTTTTGATGTAAAAGGTCTGATAACTGCAGATGACGGAGAGGCTGTTTTTACCAAACATCTAGATACATTTTTTGAGAATGATTTTTATAATCATGCAAATGAGCCTGATATACAAGTTCCACTTTTATACAATGCTACATATGAACCTTGGAAGTCTCAATACCTGATGCATAAGTTTGCGCTTGACAGCGTGGTGCAATATTATTTTAACGATAACAGCAGGGGTATTGATCCCTATATAGGAATGATTTATAAGAACCAGCCAAGAGCTTATTTGCGAACGATGGACGATGACGCCGGAGCAATGTCCTCTTGGTTTGTGTTTGCAGCTTGTGGATTTTTTCCTGCTTGTGTAGGCTCACCGGTTTATTATTTAAATGTTCCTTTGTTTAAGAATATAACTCTTCAAACACCAAATGGGGAAGGCTTTTCGATTAAGGTGCAAAACTTTGGGAAAGGCAATTGTTATATCAAAAAAATAATTTTGAATGGTAAGTCAATTCATCGGAATTATATAACTCAAGAGGAAATTATGAAGGGAGGCAGTATTACTTTTATTGCATCTAATCAACCTCAAAAAAATGCGATAGATAAGGTTTGGATAAGTAAAGCTGATTAA
- a CDS encoding GH92 family glycosyl hydrolase — MKKVLLSIFSLVSLGVSAQIVNDATSLVDYVNPLMGTMSKPDMSNGNTYPAIGLPWGMNLWTPQTGKNGDGWQYTYTADKIIGLKQTHQPSPWMNDYGEFSIMPVTGGAKFDQEQRASWFSHKSEISKPYYYSVYLADQDVTAEITPTERAAMFRFTFPKSDSSFVVIDAFDKGSYVKIIPEKNEIIGYSTQYSRGHLINFKDYFIIKFSHPFKSVATWSDKDLQRGNLSETAKHAGAIVGFAPTVRGEKIIAKVASSFISPEQAELNLKELGNDDFNTVEAKGKAIWNKTLDRVQVSGGTIDQMRTFYSCLYRMLFFPSRLYEINAQGKPIHYSPYNGKVEPGYMFGGTGFWDTFRALYPFLNLMYPHIVKEMQEGLVNDYKEGGWLPEWSSPGYADIMVGNNSASIVAEAYTKGLRGYDIETLFKALVHDANNEGPISAVGRKGVAYYNKLGYIPYNVGINENAARTLEYAYDDYCIYTLGKELGKPESEIAIYKQRAMNYKNLFDKSHLLMRGKNEDGTFQSPFNPFKWGDAFTEGNSWHYTWGVFQDINGLKKLMGGNKPFIKMLDSVFLMPPTFDDSYYGGVIHEIREMQVADMGQYAHGNQPIQHMIYLYDYAGAPWKTQYWARETMDRMYRATPDGYCGDEDNGQTSAWYVFSALGFYPVTPTSTQYAAGAPLFKHAELHFENGNTLHINASNNSADNRFVQSETFNGKDYTKNYFDHFEMQHGGNINIIMSDKPNKNRGADAKDYPFSMTN; from the coding sequence ATGAAAAAAGTATTACTCTCTATTTTTTCGCTTGTGTCATTAGGGGTATCAGCACAAATCGTAAATGACGCAACATCTCTGGTCGATTATGTAAACCCTTTGATGGGCACGATGTCAAAACCAGATATGTCTAACGGTAATACCTACCCAGCCATTGGGTTACCTTGGGGGATGAATCTGTGGACGCCACAAACGGGTAAGAATGGCGATGGCTGGCAGTATACGTATACTGCTGATAAAATAATTGGCTTAAAACAAACACACCAGCCATCACCCTGGATGAATGATTATGGTGAGTTCTCTATAATGCCGGTAACTGGAGGTGCAAAATTCGATCAAGAACAGAGAGCGAGTTGGTTTTCACATAAATCAGAAATTTCCAAGCCTTATTATTATAGTGTTTATCTGGCCGATCAGGATGTAACAGCAGAGATTACGCCTACAGAAAGAGCGGCTATGTTTCGTTTTACCTTTCCAAAATCGGATAGTAGTTTTGTGGTTATTGATGCCTTCGATAAAGGTTCCTATGTGAAAATAATTCCGGAAAAAAATGAAATTATCGGCTATTCTACACAATACAGTAGAGGGCATTTAATTAATTTTAAAGATTATTTCATTATTAAGTTTAGTCATCCTTTTAAAAGTGTTGCTACTTGGAGCGATAAAGATTTACAAAGAGGAAACTTGTCAGAAACAGCTAAACATGCAGGTGCAATCGTAGGTTTTGCACCCACGGTTCGTGGTGAAAAGATTATAGCAAAAGTGGCTTCCTCTTTTATCAGCCCAGAACAAGCTGAACTTAATCTGAAAGAATTAGGTAATGATGATTTTAATACTGTAGAAGCAAAAGGTAAAGCTATTTGGAATAAGACTTTGGATCGTGTACAAGTTTCGGGAGGCACAATTGATCAGATGCGTACTTTTTATTCTTGTTTATACAGAATGCTTTTCTTCCCTAGCCGATTATACGAAATAAATGCACAAGGGAAACCAATACATTATAGTCCTTATAATGGTAAAGTAGAACCAGGTTATATGTTTGGTGGGACAGGCTTCTGGGATACTTTCCGTGCTTTATATCCTTTCTTAAATTTAATGTATCCACATATTGTAAAAGAGATGCAGGAAGGTTTGGTGAATGATTATAAAGAGGGTGGATGGTTGCCGGAATGGAGCAGTCCGGGATATGCCGATATTATGGTGGGCAACAATTCTGCATCAATTGTAGCAGAAGCATATACAAAAGGGTTGCGTGGTTATGATATTGAAACATTATTTAAAGCACTCGTTCATGATGCCAATAATGAAGGCCCTATTAGTGCAGTAGGACGCAAAGGTGTTGCTTATTACAACAAGTTGGGTTATATCCCTTATAATGTAGGTATCAACGAAAACGCTGCCCGTACTTTAGAATATGCATATGATGATTATTGTATTTATACGTTGGGTAAAGAGCTAGGTAAACCAGAATCGGAGATTGCGATCTATAAACAACGTGCGATGAATTATAAAAACCTTTTTGATAAATCGCATTTATTAATGCGTGGTAAAAATGAAGACGGTACTTTCCAATCTCCTTTCAATCCATTCAAATGGGGAGATGCTTTTACCGAAGGTAATAGCTGGCACTATACCTGGGGTGTGTTTCAAGATATCAATGGGTTGAAGAAATTGATGGGAGGCAACAAGCCTTTCATCAAAATGCTTGATTCTGTGTTCTTAATGCCCCCAACTTTTGATGATAGCTATTATGGTGGGGTTATTCATGAAATTCGTGAAATGCAAGTTGCAGATATGGGACAATATGCCCATGGAAACCAACCTATTCAGCATATGATTTATTTATACGATTATGCCGGTGCTCCTTGGAAAACGCAGTATTGGGCAAGAGAAACCATGGACAGAATGTATCGTGCGACACCTGATGGTTATTGCGGTGATGAAGATAATGGACAGACTTCGGCTTGGTATGTTTTTTCTGCATTAGGCTTCTATCCCGTAACACCTACAAGTACACAATACGCGGCCGGAGCGCCTTTATTTAAACATGCCGAACTGCATTTTGAGAATGGCAACACTTTGCATATAAATGCATCTAATAATAGCGCCGATAATCGTTTTGTACAATCGGAAACTTTCAATGGAAAAGATTATACAAAAAATTATTTTGATCATTTTGAGATGCAGCACGGAGGTAATATCAATATTATAATGTCTGATAAACCCAATAAAAACAGAGGTGCAGATGCTAAAGATTATCCTTTCTCTATGACTAATTAG
- a CDS encoding basic secretory protein-like protein: MRLKIKKLTMVLALLSIVFLCKAQGNWSNTHSKYDISRKTIKKKGFTLTFVNKDSTFPKGVEEHMIKTFFEVYPKEAKEYNKNTSKEVFIIIDPNYKGVAATSGNVVRVNPEWFHQHPEDVDVVTHEVMHIVQGYHWDAVPGWVTEGIADFVRNEYGVNNKEANWTLPNYNAHQNYTDAYRITARFFIWLQQNYDKNLVKELNLAARDKTYTSSFWNEKTGKTVDELWHIYGENPTIKS; this comes from the coding sequence ATGCGATTAAAAATTAAGAAGCTAACGATGGTGTTGGCGTTGTTGTCAATTGTTTTTTTGTGCAAGGCGCAAGGAAATTGGAGTAATACACATTCGAAATACGATATTTCAAGAAAGACAATTAAGAAAAAGGGCTTTACACTCACCTTCGTCAATAAAGATTCTACTTTCCCGAAGGGTGTGGAAGAACATATGATTAAAACCTTTTTTGAAGTCTACCCAAAGGAAGCCAAAGAGTATAATAAAAATACTTCCAAAGAAGTTTTTATAATTATCGACCCCAACTATAAAGGCGTCGCTGCAACAAGTGGGAATGTGGTGCGTGTAAATCCCGAATGGTTTCATCAACATCCAGAAGATGTAGATGTGGTAACGCACGAAGTAATGCATATAGTACAAGGGTACCATTGGGATGCTGTGCCAGGCTGGGTTACAGAAGGTATTGCCGATTTTGTGCGTAACGAATATGGGGTAAATAATAAAGAGGCTAATTGGACTTTGCCGAATTATAATGCGCATCAAAACTATACCGATGCATATCGTATAACTGCAAGGTTTTTCATTTGGTTACAGCAGAACTACGATAAAAACCTTGTAAAGGAATTGAATCTTGCAGCAAGAGATAAAACTTACACAAGCTCTTTTTGGAATGAAAAAACAGGAAAAACGGTGGATGAACTTTGGCATATTTACGGAGAAAACCCTACGATAAAGAGCTAA
- a CDS encoding C2 family cysteine protease produces the protein MKKIFIGVAILLSFTFFSCTKSSVNTTPKDASPTSPNPPKTGDVPNYADSSIANLMAYSNGNTYSNLTPMGIHYAGRHVTVDADRVWLNTAANEPPVPASTSGLHWANCAVVLYLYGKPSPVEVNQHSIGDCDGLAALACIAYEDPSFIQKIIKDNGDGTYTVSMYDPQGNPVTVVVTSKFLVGSDGVIAACSSKDNKATWATVLEKAIMKYNYIYKVNPDIGGIGSEYVLPLFTGNGSSFAFAAGSLTPDHLQRVVQVCLAKGYFITGGFNVVSSIGVYQTVTGHAYTVMITGDQNALFSMRNPWGFSPGSIDGGEDGVLNIPNVGSLTSTIDLRIIDPGNAGIANVTEPYKIPSFASSPNNLRVDKVLMRSGL, from the coding sequence ATGAAGAAGATATTTATTGGCGTCGCAATATTACTTTCTTTTACTTTTTTTAGCTGTACTAAGAGCAGTGTTAATACAACTCCTAAAGATGCTAGCCCAACTTCTCCTAATCCACCTAAAACAGGGGATGTTCCCAATTATGCCGATAGTTCTATCGCCAACTTAATGGCTTATTCAAATGGTAATACTTATTCAAATCTCACACCAATGGGTATTCATTATGCAGGTCGACATGTAACAGTTGATGCTGATAGAGTATGGTTGAATACTGCAGCTAATGAACCACCTGTACCAGCTTCTACTTCTGGATTGCATTGGGCTAATTGTGCTGTAGTGCTTTACTTATATGGTAAACCAAGTCCTGTTGAGGTCAATCAACATAGTATTGGGGATTGTGATGGACTTGCAGCTTTGGCTTGTATCGCCTACGAGGACCCTTCTTTTATTCAAAAAATAATTAAAGATAATGGAGACGGTACTTATACTGTTTCTATGTACGATCCACAAGGAAACCCAGTTACTGTAGTTGTTACTTCGAAATTTCTTGTCGGAAGTGATGGTGTGATTGCAGCTTGTTCTAGTAAAGATAATAAAGCGACATGGGCGACAGTATTAGAGAAGGCAATTATGAAGTACAATTATATTTATAAAGTGAATCCTGATATTGGGGGTATTGGAAGTGAATATGTCCTTCCTCTATTTACTGGAAACGGTAGTAGCTTTGCCTTTGCTGCCGGAAGTTTGACGCCTGACCATTTACAAAGAGTTGTACAAGTATGCCTTGCTAAAGGATATTTTATTACTGGTGGATTTAATGTTGTATCATCTATTGGTGTTTATCAAACCGTAACAGGTCATGCATATACTGTGATGATTACAGGAGATCAAAATGCTTTATTTTCTATGCGTAACCCTTGGGGATTCAGCCCTGGAAGTATAGATGGTGGCGAAGATGGTGTTTTAAATATCCCTAATGTGGGATCACTTACCTCTACTATCGATCTTCGTATAATTGATCCGGGAAATGCAGGAATCGCAAATGTTACCGAACCTTACAAAATTCCTTCTTTTGCAAGTAGTCCGAATAACCTGCGTGTTGACAAAGTATTAATGAGATCTGGATTATAA